The DNA region CGGGTCCGGATTCGGGTGCCGATTCGGGTTCGGATACGGCTTGCGCCGGCCTGAACGCGAAGCGCGGTTCGCGCGGTGCGTGCTCGTCGTCGGGCACCGCGAAGCGCGCGTTGCCAACCGGTTCAGCGGGCTCCGCTGCGGCTGGTTCGGCCGACGGCGTGTGCGCGACGAAGCGCGGTTCACGCAGGTCCGGCTCGGCGGTGGGCGCGGCGAACGACGTGCCCGACGCGTCGGTTTCGTGCAGCGTCGCGTCCGGCTCGGCCGCTTGCATGTGCGCGGCGTCCAGCTCGGCAGGGGCGGAGGCAATCGGTGCGGGCGTGCCGGAAAGGCGCACGACACCGGCTTCGATGGCCGGCAGCGCGAGCGGCACCAGCGGCTCGGCGCGCACGGTCTGCACCGTGTGCTGCAACGATGGATCGACGCCGGCATCGAGCCACGGCGCCCACATGTCCCAGCCTTCCGGCTTGTAGTCGATATCGGATGCTGACTTGACGGGGGCGTCGGTGGCGAAGAGCCGCGCGGGGGCGGCGTCGGGTGCGGCGTCGGATTGCGGGGCGGCGGCGCCCGGCCCGGCCGGTGCCGCTTCGGTCAGCGCCGGGTCGGGCTGCCGAGCCGGATCAGGTACGAGCGACTGCGCGGCGTTGAAGACCTGCTGGCAGTGTCCGCAGCGCACGAGCCCGTCATGCAGCGAGAGCTGTTCCTGCTGCAGCCGGAAGACGGTTTCGCAATGAGGGCAGCGCGTCGCAAGAAGCATGTCGAGCCGGGCGGCCTGCTGGCCAGAGTGAAGGACAGCGCTATTCTAATGGCTTTCGCGCCGGGTTCCGGCGAGGCACACCCAACCTTCGTGTTCGCGCCAGACCGAGATGTCGACGTAGCGCGCATAGACGGCCGCGACTTCGTCCGCCTGGCGCGCGAGCACACCCGACAGCGCGATGCGCCCGCCCGGTTTCACCTTCGACGCGAGCATCGACGCCATCAGCTTCAGCGGGTTCGACAGGATGTTCGCGACGACGATGTCGAATTCGCCGGCCGGGCACGCGTCGGGCAGCCCGTACGTGACTTCCGCATGGTTGCGTTCGCTGTTCTGGCGCGCCGACTCGACCGCCTGCGGATCGATGTCGATGCCCACCACGGGGTTCGCCCCGCATTTGCGCGCGAGGATCGCGAGAATGCCGGAGCCGCAGCCGTAGTCGAGTACCGACTGGCCGGGCTTCACCGACTGCTCGAGCCATTCCATGCACAGGCGCGTGGTCGGGTGGCTACCGGTGCCGAACGCGAGACCGGGGTCGAGTTCGAGGATCAACGCGTCGGGGTCGGGCGCGTCGTGCCACGACGGCACGACCCAGATCCGCTCGCCGATCGGAATCGGCTCGAATTGCGACTGCGTGAGCCGCACCCAGTCCTGTTCCTCGACTTCGCGCACGTCGAACTTCGGGGTTTCAGTGACGCCGATGTCGTTCACGGCCGCCGCGAGCAGCACGGCCGGCTCGTGATCGGGCGACAGCAGCGCGATCACGCGCGAGCGCTGCCACGCGGTGCGATCGGGAACCAGGCCGGGCTCGCCGAAGAGCGGCTGTTCGTCGGGCGTGTCGGCATCGGCGTCTTCGACGGACACCGACAGCGCGCCGAGTTCGAGCAGCGCGTCGGACAGCGCCTCCGCATGCTCACGGGCCAGTTCGACGACGAGTTCGCGATAGCTCATGCTTACGCTTCTTCCGGTGCGACCTGCTGCTTCTGGGCGAGCCGGTGTTCGAGGTAGTGGATGCTGGTGCCGCCTTCGACGAACTTCGAGTCGATCATCAGCTCGCGGTGCAGCGGAATGTTCGTGTGGATGCCTTCGACGACCATTTCCGACAGCGCGATGCGCATCCGGCGGATCGCCTGGTCGCGTGTCGCGCCGTAGGTGATCAGCTTGCCGATCATCGAATCATAGTTCGGCGGCACGAAATAGCCATTGTATGCATGCGAGTCGACGCGCACGCCGGGGCCGCCCGGCGTATGCCACGACGTGATCCGGCCCGGCGACGGCGTGAACTTGAACGGATCTTCCGCGTTGATCCGGCATTCGATCGCATGTCCGCGGAACTGGATGTCGCGCTGGCGCAGCGCGATCTTCTCGCCGGCCGCGATGCGGATCTGTTCCTGCACGATGTCGACGCCGGTGATCATCTCGGACACCGGGTGCTCGACCTGCACGCGCGTGTTCATCTCGATGAAGTAGAACTCGTTGTTCTCGTACAGGAATTCGAACGTGCCCGCGCCGAGGTAGCCCATCTTCTTGCACGCGTCCGCGCAGCGGTCGCCGATGCGCTCGATCAGGCGGCGCGGAATGCCGGGCGCCGGCGCTTCCTCGATCACCTTCTGGTGACGGCGCTGCATCGAGCAGTCGCGCTCGCCGAGCCAGATCGCGTTCTTGTGCGCGTCCGACAGCACCTGGATTTCGATGTGGCGCGGGTTCTCGAGGAACTTCTCCATGTACACCTGCGGGTTGCCGAACGCACGGCCGGCTTCCTCGCGGGTCATGTTGACCGCGTTGACGAGCGCGGCCTCGGTGTGCACGACGCGCATGCCGCGCCCGCCGCCGCCGCCCGCTGCCTTGATGATGACCGGATAGCCGATCGTGCGCGCAATCTTGACGATCTCCTTCGGATCGTCCGGCAACGCGCCTTCCGAGCCTGGCACGCACGGCACGCCGGTCTTGATCATCGTCTGCTTCGCGGTGACCTTGTCACCCATCATGCGGATCGTTTCCGGGCGCGGCCCGATGAACGTGAAGCCCGACTGCTCGACGCGCTCCGCGAAATCGGCGTTCTCCGACAGGAAGCCGTAGCCGGGGTGAATCGCCTCGGCATCGGTGACTTCCGCGGCGCTGATCAGCGCGGGCATGTTCAGGTAGCTCAGGTTCGACGGGGCGGGACCGATACAGACGGCTTCGTCCGCGAGGCGCACGTACTTGGCTTCCTTGTCGGCTTCCGAGTAGACAACCACCGTCTTGACGCCGAGTTCGCGGCACGCGCGCTGGATGCGCAGCGCGATTTCACCGCGGTTGGCAATGAGGATTTTTTCAAACATAGCGAGTATTCGTCTCTTCGAGGGGCGCGCGAACGGCGCCTGGCGAGCATCGGCGGCGCGCGGCCGGCAGGGCCGCGCGGCGGACTTAGCCGATCACGAAAAGCGGCTGGCCGTATTCGACGGCCTGGCCGTTCTCGACGAGGATTTCCTTGACGACGCCGGCCTTGTCCGACT from Burkholderia ambifaria AMMD includes:
- the accC gene encoding acetyl-CoA carboxylase biotin carboxylase subunit; translated protein: MFEKILIANRGEIALRIQRACRELGVKTVVVYSEADKEAKYVRLADEAVCIGPAPSNLSYLNMPALISAAEVTDAEAIHPGYGFLSENADFAERVEQSGFTFIGPRPETIRMMGDKVTAKQTMIKTGVPCVPGSEGALPDDPKEIVKIARTIGYPVIIKAAGGGGGRGMRVVHTEAALVNAVNMTREEAGRAFGNPQVYMEKFLENPRHIEIQVLSDAHKNAIWLGERDCSMQRRHQKVIEEAPAPGIPRRLIERIGDRCADACKKMGYLGAGTFEFLYENNEFYFIEMNTRVQVEHPVSEMITGVDIVQEQIRIAAGEKIALRQRDIQFRGHAIECRINAEDPFKFTPSPGRITSWHTPGGPGVRVDSHAYNGYFVPPNYDSMIGKLITYGATRDQAIRRMRIALSEMVVEGIHTNIPLHRELMIDSKFVEGGTSIHYLEHRLAQKQQVAPEEA
- a CDS encoding DUF3426 domain-containing protein; amino-acid sequence: MLLATRCPHCETVFRLQQEQLSLHDGLVRCGHCQQVFNAAQSLVPDPARQPDPALTEAAPAGPGAAAPQSDAAPDAAPARLFATDAPVKSASDIDYKPEGWDMWAPWLDAGVDPSLQHTVQTVRAEPLVPLALPAIEAGVVRLSGTPAPIASAPAELDAAHMQAAEPDATLHETDASGTSFAAPTAEPDLREPRFVAHTPSAEPAAAEPAEPVGNARFAVPDDEHAPREPRFAFRPAQAVSEPESAPESGPDTHADERAPAPTAAASEPTAEPDIQPAAQPALPFPAALTDDDRPHFAVTRETRETGAPPRRGMLGGFFGGLVAAALAVLLVAQLAWWQRETVMIYWPVTQSWFRQACAPLGCRLTPPRAIDGLRLDATDLRQIDGPRTLELKVPLTNRYRVALAYPSLELTLLDDTNHVTVRRVLAPRDYVRPGTPIDAGLPPGSTQTMVVRLDTNGTPASNFRVQIFYP
- the prmA gene encoding 50S ribosomal protein L11 methyltransferase — protein: MSYRELVVELAREHAEALSDALLELGALSVSVEDADADTPDEQPLFGEPGLVPDRTAWQRSRVIALLSPDHEPAVLLAAAVNDIGVTETPKFDVREVEEQDWVRLTQSQFEPIPIGERIWVVPSWHDAPDPDALILELDPGLAFGTGSHPTTRLCMEWLEQSVKPGQSVLDYGCGSGILAILARKCGANPVVGIDIDPQAVESARQNSERNHAEVTYGLPDACPAGEFDIVVANILSNPLKLMASMLASKVKPGGRIALSGVLARQADEVAAVYARYVDISVWREHEGWVCLAGTRRESH